A genomic stretch from Longimicrobium terrae includes:
- a CDS encoding stage II sporulation protein M has translation MTLVQTAPAHVLADRQVDVETPEHVAIGYELADLGSRFTALLLDALILMGSVFGFGIVASLILSAIGAENVVGGLGMGVVTILIFLMVWGYFIFFEGLRDGQTPGKKRMGIRVVHDGGYPVTVRAAAVRTFIKVIVDIQPGGSCIFGGLSMMLHPQTKRIGDLAAGTVVVRDRTGHAIPEESTAPAGPALGPPRMSTEEFTAVSMYVQRRLSLDGSVRAELSRKLMARVERHVMEDARRTAMSPDAYLSLLHQEETERRRAAGAGGRAGTAQATALVRRQRAEWAEYQKTLDETRRMGLDTLDEGRVSRFATLYRGVAADLARARTYGGSPELLYSLERMVGTGHNLFYRPPQRTWRRFRDFAGGGFAALARRLWKPIAIASVLFYLPALLCFAAIRARPEMARELVPAEMMARAENAAAKEARGEGYVEVPQIFMPVMATRLISNNVQVTFLAFAGGVLASLGSAYVLIMNGVLLGTVAAMFANVGQSLHLWTFVLPHGGIELTAICIAGGAGLWMGSGILLPGRRTRREVLVTRGREAVALIMGTAMMLVIAGMIEGFISPSDLPREAKLALAAVFASAMVAYFALAGRGEAAVAAAELAGER, from the coding sequence ATGACCCTGGTACAGACCGCCCCCGCACACGTCCTGGCCGACCGCCAGGTGGACGTGGAAACCCCCGAGCACGTCGCCATCGGCTACGAACTGGCGGACCTGGGCTCGCGCTTTACCGCGCTGCTGCTGGACGCGCTCATCCTCATGGGCTCGGTGTTCGGATTCGGCATCGTCGCCTCGCTCATCCTTTCCGCCATCGGTGCGGAGAACGTGGTGGGCGGCCTGGGGATGGGTGTGGTGACGATCCTCATTTTTCTGATGGTCTGGGGCTACTTCATCTTCTTCGAGGGGCTGCGCGACGGGCAGACGCCGGGCAAGAAGCGGATGGGGATCCGCGTGGTGCACGACGGCGGCTATCCCGTCACGGTGCGCGCCGCGGCCGTGCGGACCTTCATCAAGGTGATCGTCGACATCCAGCCCGGGGGTTCGTGCATCTTCGGCGGGCTGTCGATGATGCTGCATCCGCAGACCAAGCGCATCGGCGACCTGGCCGCGGGGACGGTGGTGGTGCGCGACCGTACCGGGCACGCCATCCCCGAGGAATCCACCGCGCCCGCCGGGCCGGCACTGGGCCCGCCGCGGATGAGCACGGAGGAGTTCACCGCCGTGTCCATGTACGTGCAGCGCCGCCTTTCGCTGGACGGATCGGTGCGCGCGGAGCTCTCGCGCAAGCTGATGGCGCGGGTGGAGCGGCACGTGATGGAGGACGCGCGCCGCACGGCGATGAGCCCGGACGCCTATCTCTCCCTGCTGCACCAGGAAGAGACGGAGCGCCGCCGGGCCGCGGGCGCGGGCGGGCGGGCGGGAACCGCGCAGGCCACGGCGCTGGTGCGGCGGCAGCGGGCGGAGTGGGCGGAGTACCAGAAGACGCTGGACGAAACGCGGCGCATGGGGCTGGACACGCTGGACGAGGGGCGCGTGTCGCGCTTTGCCACGCTGTACCGCGGCGTGGCGGCGGACCTGGCCCGCGCGCGGACGTACGGCGGCTCGCCGGAGCTCCTCTATTCCCTGGAGCGGATGGTGGGGACGGGGCACAACCTGTTCTACCGCCCGCCGCAGCGCACCTGGCGCCGGTTCCGCGACTTCGCCGGCGGGGGATTCGCGGCGCTGGCGCGGCGGCTGTGGAAGCCCATCGCCATCGCCTCCGTCCTCTTCTACCTCCCCGCCCTGCTCTGCTTCGCCGCCATCCGCGCGCGGCCGGAGATGGCGCGCGAGCTGGTGCCCGCGGAGATGATGGCGCGGGCGGAGAACGCGGCGGCCAAGGAGGCGCGCGGCGAGGGGTACGTGGAGGTGCCGCAGATCTTCATGCCCGTGATGGCGACGCGGCTGATCAGCAACAACGTGCAGGTCACCTTTCTGGCGTTCGCCGGCGGCGTGCTGGCCAGCCTGGGCTCGGCGTACGTGCTGATCATGAACGGCGTGCTGCTGGGCACCGTGGCCGCCATGTTCGCCAACGTGGGGCAGAGCCTGCACCTGTGGACCTTCGTGCTCCCCCACGGCGGCATCGAGCTCACGGCCATCTGCATCGCGGGAGGCGCGGGGCTGTGGATGGGCTCCGGCATTCTCCTTCCCGGCCGGCGCACGCGGCGCGAGGTGCTGGTGACGCGCGGCCGCGAGGCGGTGGCGCTCATCATGGGGACGGCGATGATGCTGGTGATCGCCGGGATGATCGAGGGCTTCATCTCCCCCTCGGACCTGCCGCGCGAGGCCAAGCTCGCGCTGGCCGCGGTCTTTGCTTCGGCGATGGTGGCGTACTTTGCGCTGGCCGGGCGCGGCGAGGCGGCGGTGGCGGCCGCGGAGCTGGCGGGGGAGAGATAG